In the Mytilus trossulus isolate FHL-02 chromosome 1, PNRI_Mtr1.1.1.hap1, whole genome shotgun sequence genome, one interval contains:
- the LOC134687450 gene encoding uncharacterized protein LOC134687450 — MDNPIMDVSQVTITKMQKLVRAEMYGRRQLTVLNVRLNEINKRLKICKDRGVNSHLYVLKQRRKVTENVRNMYGIYVRRKMTAVARMIISNFSNSVFESSNTSSDSQNNDETENLNVPRNDDADVNTSEDSNLSIDNTSNNTESAQEEITVNVNSDQTGQDQDSVHVNSDETQHLHYVSANSDQTGQHQQTDDTEASNQNILTSSE, encoded by the exons ATGGACAACCCG ATCATGGATGTATCTCAAGTGACAATTACAAAGATGCAGAAATTAGTACGAGCAGAGATGTATGGAAGAAGGCAACTGACTGTTCTTAATGTTAGActgaatgaaataaacaaaagacttaaaatttgcaaagaCAGGGGAGTTAATTCACATCTGTATGTATTAAAACAACGACGGAAAGTGACAGAAAACGTGAGAAATATGTATGGTATCTATGTCAGGAGGAAAATGACGGCAGTTGCTAGAATGATTATATCTAACTTTTCAAATTCAGTATTTGAATCCAGCAATACTAGTTCAGACTCACAAAATAATGAcgaaacagaaaatttaaatgttcctcGAAATGATGACGCCGATGTAAACACTTCCGAGGACAGCAACCTATCTATTGACAATACATCTAATAACACTGAATCAGCGCAAGAAGAGATTACTGTGAATGTTAACAGTGATCAGACAGGGCAGGACCAAGATTCTGTACATGTTAACAGCGATGAGACACAGCACCTACATTATGTGAGTGCTAACAGTGATCAGACGGGCCAGCACCAACAAACTGATGATACGGAAGCTTCGAATCAGAACATATTGACTTCCAGTGAATAA